A genomic window from Aricia agestis chromosome 8, ilAriAges1.1, whole genome shotgun sequence includes:
- the LOC121729655 gene encoding leucine-rich repeat-containing protein 57-like — MGNSGLKQHYETASKTGVLQLSNSKLKEIPPEVFNLSDHLRNLDLSKNKIPGIPDDISKFKFIKQLNLSSNSIQNVPTALANLKKLELLNLSCNNIASLPDSFENLSNLKQLYLNNNKFKLFPKQILELKNLEVIDLSNNKLVSLPDGMSKLTAAEMNLSRNEISSLSEDLHEAPKLKILRLEENCLSLDAIKPSLLRDSKIHTLNIDGNLFEPKQLASLEGYNEYTERYTAMKKKMF; from the coding sequence ATGGGTAATTCTGGGTTAAAACAACACTATGAAACTGCGTCCAAAACAGGGGTTTTACAATTATCCAATAGCAAACTAAAAGAAATACCTCCAGAAGTGTTCAATTTGTCTGATCACTTGAGAAATTTAGACCtatccaaaaataaaataccaGGCATCCCCGAtgatataagtaaatttaaatttataaaacagCTGAACTTAAGCAGCAACTCTATTCAAAATGTGCCCACTGCCTTGGCTAACCTCAAGAAATTGGAATTACTTAATTTATCATGTAATAACATAGCCAGCCTTCCTGATTCGTTTGAGAATTTGAGCAACCTGAAACAGTTGTACTTGAATAATAACAAGTTTAAACTCTTTCCCAAGCAGATACTTGAGCTGAAAAACTTAGAAGTTATCGATCTATCTAATAATAAACTTGTATCTTTACCCGATGGAATGTCAAAATTAACAGCAGCAGAAATGAATCTAAGCCGAAATGAAATATCGAGCCTGAGTGAAGACTTACATGAAGCTCCGAAGCTAAAAATTTTGAGATTAGAAGAAAATTGTTTATCTTTGGATGCAATTAAACCGAGTCTGCTCAGGGACTCAAAAATTCATACATTGAATATTGATGGCAATCTGTTTGAACCAAAGCAGTTAGCCTCTCTTGAAGGATACAATGAGTATACAGAGAGATACACAGCCATGAAGAAGAAGATGTTTTAA